A genomic region of Carassius carassius chromosome 27, fCarCar2.1, whole genome shotgun sequence contains the following coding sequences:
- the LOC132106980 gene encoding inosine triphosphate pyrophosphatase, with translation MAAPTGRAVVFVTGNAKKLEEVIQILGDKFPYKLVSEKIDLPEYQGEPDDISIQKCQEAARQVDGPVLVEDTCLCFRALGGLPGPYIKWFLDKLKPEGLYKLLAGFEDKSAWALCTFAFCAGKDEPVQLFRGRTEGRIVEPRGPRDFGWDPCFQPDGYEKTYAELPKEVKNSISHRYRALAALSENFSKLNDTPETKRAKHQD, from the exons GTAATTCAGATCCTTGGTGACAAATTTCCCTACAAACTGGTTTCTGAGAAGATTGACT TGCCTGAATATCAAGGGGAACCAGATGATATTTCTATACAGAAGTGTCAAGAAGCTGCAAGGCAG GTGGATGGGCCAGTGCTGGTAGAGGACACCTGTCTGTGCTTCAGGGCTCTAGGAGGACTACCAGGACCTTACAT AAAATGGTTCTTGGATAAACTGAAGCCAGAGG GGTTGTATAAATTGCTAGCCGGTTTTGAGGATAAATCTGCCTGGGCTCTGTGTACATTTGCTTTCTGTGCTGGAAAAGATGAGCCAGTGCAGCTGTTCAGAGGAAGAACTGAG ggCCGTATTGTTGAGCCCAGGGGCCCGAGGGATTTTGGGTGGGATCCTTGTTTTCAGCCCGATGGCTATGAAAAAAC TTATGCGGAGCTCCCTAAAGAAGTGAAGAACAGCATCTCCCATCGGTACCGTGCCCTGGCAGCCTTGTCGGAAAACTTCTCCAAGCTCAACGACACACCGGAGACCAAGCGTGCAAAACACCAAGACTGA